Genomic window (Agrobacterium larrymoorei):
CTGCTGAAAAAAGACCCGGGTCTCGGCTACCGAGAGCCCGGGCCAGGTGGGAAATCAAATGCTCTTAGCGAGCCGCGCATTTTCGAGCGGAACACGTCCATCACGTAGATCGGCGGCGGCAGATGCAGAATCCCGTCTCTCTGGGTCACCGTATCCGCCAGCCCCAGGCGTTATGATCTCCAGAATATCTCCCTTGTAGATATCGCCCGCACCGTTCACCAAACGCTCGGGAGCGCCTACAATGGTGAAGGAGCCGTTGGCGCCTGGGAGGCCACCATTCAGACCCCATGGACGCGAGACGAAGCGTGAGCCACCGACCGATACGCGGCAGTCAGCCTCTGCTCGATAGACCCTTCGCAAACCCATGCCACCACGGAATTCACCTGCGCCGCCGGAACCATCGACCAGTTCGTAGGCCATCAAGGTCAGCGGATATTCGGTTTCAAGCGACTCGAGCGGCAGATTGGACGTGTTCGTCATGTGCACATGCACACCGTCGAGCCCGTCCTTGTTGTGTCGCGCTCCGAACCCACCGCCGATCGTTTCGAGATAGACCCAGAGACTACCGTCAGGGCGCGTGCCCGAAAAGCTTGCTACCGCCACCGAACCGTTGCAGGCTGCTGTAACGCGGTGCGGCACGACCTTTGCCAGCGCGCCATGAATAAGATCCACCACCCGCTGGCATGCGGCAATACGTCCATCCACCGCCGCAGGATGCGCGCAATTCAGCAACGTTCCCTTTTCGGCAGTGACATGGATAGGCCTTGCAAGCCCCGCATTGGGCAGAACCGTGGGATCGACAACGGTCTTCACGGCGTAATACACGGTGGAAAGAAGGGCGGTGTAGACGACGTTCAACCCGGCACGGACCTGTGGCGGGCTGACGAAATCGAGATGCATCTCATCGCCTTTGACAACGATCGTGACGGAAAATTCAAGCTGTTCGCGCAGCGACTCGGCGTCGAACAGATCAGAAAACTGATAGGTGCCATCCGGGATGGAGGCGATGCCCGCCCTCATCTTGCGCTCTGCATAATCCATCAGTTCGCGACCTGCCGCGAGAACGGTCTCAGTCGAATACTTATCACACAGTTCCTTGAAACGTGTGACCCCAAGACGGTTTGCGGCCATCTGCGCACGCAGGTCCGACATGCGCTCATGCGGCACCTGGCAGTTCAGTAGAAATAGCTTCTGAATATCGTCCTGAAGTATTCCCTTGCGATAAAGCCGAACGGGAGGAATGCGGATTCCCTCCTGATAGATATGCGCATGCCCACGGTCGGCAAAGTCGGAGTGATGCGCCGTGTTGATTGCCCAGGCCGTCAGCTTACCGTCATGGAATATCGGTTCGGCCAGCACGATATCCGGCAAATGCGTACCGCCGCCCTCATAGGCATCGTTACCGATGAACACGTCGCCGGGAGCGAGGCTCCCCGCGTCCACATGGTTCAGAATATAGGGGATGAAGCCGATGAAGGACCCGAGATGCATGGGAATATGCTCTGCCTGGCAAAGCATATAACCGCTTGCATCGAAGAGTGCCGTGGAGCAATCGCGCCGTTCCTTGATATTGGTGGAGTAACTGGCCCGAACGAGAGCCTCGCCCATTTCTTCAACGGTGGAAGCGAATGCACTGCCGATCACCTCGACTGTGATGGGATTGAGGGATGGGGCGGTATTTTCGGCGATGGCAACCTTCGTCATCACTTCTCCTCCACGATAAGATTGAGGTAGGCGTCGACCTTTGCGGTATAGCCGACAGGCAAGACAGTGGTGGAATCCATCTGGTCGATAATCGCAGGGCCCGCCACGAGGTTGCCCGGCTTCAGCAGCTCACGATCGTAAAGCGTCGCCGGAGTGAAGCCACCTGCTTCCGCCATCCATACATCGCGCATGCCGGTGACAGCTTGGGATGAATCCTCACCCTCGATCGGGCGTGGTTTGAAGGCAGCTTTCTCGACCCGCCCGCTGGCGGCAAGGCGGTACGTAACGAGTTGAACCGGCTCTCCCTCCGCAACGAAGCCGTAAAGCTGGCGATGCGCCTGCTCGAAACGCTCATTGATCAACCGCAGAGTCTCGGCGTTAACTGGGCCGTCCGGTACCGCAACGGCAATCTCATAATTCTGTCCGGCGTAACGGCAATCCACCGTGCGGTTGACAATACGTGCGGCAGGAAGGATTTTTTCCCGCTCGAACCATGTATCCGCCCGCTCAGCGAGACCGGCATACAAG
Coding sequences:
- a CDS encoding hydantoinase B/oxoprolinase family protein codes for the protein MTKVAIAENTAPSLNPITVEVIGSAFASTVEEMGEALVRASYSTNIKERRDCSTALFDASGYMLCQAEHIPMHLGSFIGFIPYILNHVDAGSLAPGDVFIGNDAYEGGGTHLPDIVLAEPIFHDGKLTAWAINTAHHSDFADRGHAHIYQEGIRIPPVRLYRKGILQDDIQKLFLLNCQVPHERMSDLRAQMAANRLGVTRFKELCDKYSTETVLAAGRELMDYAERKMRAGIASIPDGTYQFSDLFDAESLREQLEFSVTIVVKGDEMHLDFVSPPQVRAGLNVVYTALLSTVYYAVKTVVDPTVLPNAGLARPIHVTAEKGTLLNCAHPAAVDGRIAACQRVVDLIHGALAKVVPHRVTAACNGSVAVASFSGTRPDGSLWVYLETIGGGFGARHNKDGLDGVHVHMTNTSNLPLESLETEYPLTLMAYELVDGSGGAGEFRGGMGLRRVYRAEADCRVSVGGSRFVSRPWGLNGGLPGANGSFTIVGAPERLVNGAGDIYKGDILEIITPGAGGYGDPERRDSASAAADLRDGRVPLENARLAKSI